A window of Candidatus Methylomirabilota bacterium contains these coding sequences:
- a CDS encoding polyprenyl synthetase family protein: MPSGRLRYGAGLAPAGPAGPSRAIESAADLLTRTVETLARRTPSVGAEAARELGDIVLALHFGDGSHATLRAHHNSVTVTAGLAPATVECFFNDESLLALYDLEGRPSQVLEQGAFDVRGTPEQVLAVWRTFQLLAQRAAGLRSVQSLWTAYREGRGLALAVAANGHEPGPGADVPDAAGLLRSSDAAAESASVATTRVLWNRRAGEGWWAFEGPRDADLFDIMERCRRRVADEILTLIPARHPVDGLYRLMREYPARGGKGLRPTLCIATCGAFGGHGEDAVRIAAAVEMFHNAFLIHDDIEDESLRRRGERCLHMEHGIPLAVNAGDGLNLLAVDTVLTNIERLGLARTLTMIHEIIHMCRESIEGQAVELGWIRRRHVPIRDADYINMVSQKTGWYTCRSPCRLGAIAAGHTRPRELDLLGEVFKQVGIAFQIQDDVLNLIGEEDLYGKETLGDLLEGKRTLMLIHLMRTVSARERRELHEWLRRPRSARTVAESRHVLRRMEQNDSIEYARRVAARHAARGARLFEDTLGFIPQSEGKAILRQVIHYVNTRLL; encoded by the coding sequence GTGCCCTCCGGTAGGCTGCGCTACGGCGCCGGCCTCGCGCCGGCCGGGCCCGCAGGTCCGTCGCGCGCGATCGAGAGCGCGGCCGACCTGCTGACGCGCACCGTCGAGACCCTCGCGCGGCGCACCCCGTCGGTCGGCGCGGAGGCCGCGCGCGAGCTGGGCGACATCGTGCTCGCGCTGCACTTCGGCGACGGCAGCCACGCGACGCTGCGGGCCCACCACAACTCGGTGACGGTGACCGCCGGGCTCGCGCCGGCGACGGTCGAGTGCTTCTTCAACGACGAGAGCCTGCTCGCGCTCTACGACCTGGAAGGCCGCCCCAGCCAGGTCCTCGAGCAGGGTGCCTTCGACGTCCGCGGCACCCCCGAGCAGGTCCTGGCGGTGTGGCGGACTTTTCAGCTGCTGGCTCAGCGCGCGGCGGGCCTGCGCTCCGTGCAGTCACTGTGGACGGCCTACCGCGAGGGACGCGGCCTCGCCCTCGCGGTGGCCGCGAACGGGCACGAGCCCGGCCCGGGCGCCGACGTACCGGACGCGGCCGGGCTGCTCCGGAGCAGCGACGCCGCCGCGGAGTCCGCCTCGGTCGCGACGACGCGCGTGCTCTGGAACCGGCGCGCCGGCGAGGGCTGGTGGGCCTTCGAAGGGCCGCGCGACGCCGACCTGTTCGACATCATGGAGCGCTGCCGGCGGCGCGTGGCCGACGAGATCCTCACCCTCATCCCCGCGCGGCATCCCGTCGACGGGCTCTACCGCCTGATGCGGGAGTATCCCGCGCGCGGCGGCAAGGGCCTGCGCCCCACGCTGTGCATCGCGACCTGCGGCGCCTTCGGTGGCCACGGCGAGGACGCGGTGCGCATCGCGGCCGCGGTGGAGATGTTCCACAACGCGTTCCTCATCCACGACGACATCGAGGACGAGTCCCTGCGGCGCCGCGGCGAGCGGTGCCTGCACATGGAGCACGGCATCCCGCTCGCCGTCAACGCGGGCGACGGGCTGAACCTGCTCGCGGTGGACACGGTGCTGACCAACATCGAGCGCCTCGGGCTCGCCCGCACCCTCACCATGATCCACGAGATCATCCACATGTGCCGAGAGTCCATCGAAGGCCAGGCCGTCGAGCTGGGCTGGATCAGGCGGCGGCACGTCCCCATCCGCGACGCCGACTACATCAACATGGTCAGCCAGAAGACCGGCTGGTACACGTGCCGGTCGCCCTGTCGGCTGGGCGCGATCGCGGCCGGCCACACGCGCCCCCGCGAGCTGGATCTCCTCGGCGAAGTGTTCAAGCAGGTCGGCATCGCCTTCCAGATCCAGGACGACGTGCTCAACCTGATCGGCGAGGAGGATCTCTACGGCAAGGAGACCCTGGGCGATCTGCTCGAGGGCAAGCGCACGCTCATGCTCATCCATCTCATGCGCACCGTCTCCGCACGCGAGCGACGGGAGCTGCACGAGTGGCTCCGCCGGCCGCGGAGCGCGCGCACGGTGGCCGAGTCGCGTCACGTGCTCCGCCGCATGGAGCAGAACGACTCGATCGAGTACGCGCGCCGGGTGGCCGCGCGGCACGCGGCCCGGGGGGCGCGGCTCTTCGAGGACACCCTGGGCTTCATCCCGCAGAGCGAGGGCAAGGCCATCCTGCGCCAGGTCATCCACTACGTGAACACCCGGCTGCTGTGA
- a CDS encoding SDR family NAD(P)-dependent oxidoreductase, with protein sequence MSEFLDLHGKVAVVTGAASGLGRAVARGLVREGARVVLGDIDKAGLERTARELGDAARWHRTDVARRDDVAALFRVCDEAFGPVEILATCAGIISSAPLAVMTEEEWDRVLAINTKGTFFCIQEAVTRMIPRRRGRIVTIGSDSVTRGGGRVATAAYTASKGAVVALTRNIARDLVGTGVSVNCLNPGPIDSPMHAPLTAEQRARVTASIPLGWMAKPEEIANGVLFLASDRAASFMFGANLNIDGGSQMGTS encoded by the coding sequence ATGAGCGAGTTCCTCGACCTTCACGGCAAGGTCGCGGTGGTGACCGGGGCGGCCAGCGGGCTCGGTCGGGCGGTGGCCCGGGGGCTCGTGCGCGAGGGCGCGCGTGTGGTGCTCGGCGACATCGACAAGGCCGGGCTCGAGCGCACCGCGCGAGAGCTGGGCGACGCGGCACGGTGGCACCGCACCGACGTGGCGCGGCGCGACGACGTCGCGGCTCTCTTCCGGGTGTGCGACGAGGCCTTCGGCCCGGTCGAGATCCTGGCGACCTGCGCCGGCATCATCAGCTCGGCTCCGCTCGCGGTCATGACGGAGGAGGAGTGGGACCGCGTGCTCGCCATCAACACCAAGGGCACCTTCTTCTGCATCCAGGAGGCGGTCACGCGCATGATCCCGCGCCGGCGCGGCCGCATCGTCACCATCGGCTCGGACAGCGTGACGCGAGGCGGAGGGCGCGTGGCCACCGCGGCCTACACCGCCTCGAAGGGGGCGGTGGTCGCGCTCACCCGCAACATCGCCCGCGATCTGGTCGGCACCGGGGTCAGCGTGAACTGCCTCAACCCGGGCCCGATCGATTCGCCGATGCACGCCCCGCTGACCGCCGAGCAGCGGGCGCGGGTGACCGCGAGCATCCCGCTCGGCTGGATGGCGAAGCCGGAGGAGATCGCCAACGGCGTGCTCTTCCTCGCCTCGGATCGCGCGGCCAGCTTCATGTTCGGAGCCAACCTCAACATCGACGGCGGCAGCCAGATGGGCACGAGCTGA
- a CDS encoding amidohydrolase family protein has protein sequence MMDLVIKNARICDGTGASSFMGTLGVEGGVIRYVGPRDGQTAERVIDADGLVLAPGFVDPHTHYDAQISWDPLVTCSPWHGVTTVIMGNCGVGVAPVKPETREILMQDLVNVEAIPYDVMKAGIDWQWESYGQYLDAIDRRGLGINVAGLVAFTPLRHYVMGEASFERPATPAEIDAMRRLLREAMEAGAFGLSTTTSRNHVGYEGRPLACRNASRDELLGVVRGLADVGRGAIEIILSSGGMYAVSDDDVELLRGITQASGRPVTWLALFAHPGQPDFHDQTFAKLGDLVKQAIPQITPRPIMSQGDLRNPTMFGSFISWQKVFNRPEAEKIAVYREAAFRDAFQQELESRQRSHMWGQMRVLEVGRRELAVHVGRTLEEIAASEGKRPVDAYFDLGLADDLATRFQSSTFNFDPAGVERLIADDRCLIGLSDGGAHVDVICDVGYATALLDLWVRKRGVLSLEKAVHKLTQVPATVFGIPDRGVLAEGKVADLVLFDPATVAARTPRYVHDLPCNGRRLICESEGIRATFVAGTQLYDDGRHTGAMPGRILRSYQ, from the coding sequence ATGATGGACCTCGTGATCAAGAACGCGCGCATCTGCGATGGAACCGGCGCCTCCAGCTTCATGGGCACGCTCGGGGTCGAGGGCGGCGTGATCCGGTACGTGGGCCCGCGTGACGGCCAGACCGCGGAGCGGGTCATCGACGCCGACGGCCTCGTCCTCGCTCCCGGCTTCGTGGATCCCCACACCCACTACGACGCGCAGATCTCCTGGGATCCGCTCGTCACGTGCTCACCGTGGCACGGCGTGACCACCGTCATCATGGGCAACTGCGGGGTGGGAGTGGCGCCGGTCAAGCCGGAGACCCGCGAGATCCTCATGCAGGATCTGGTCAACGTCGAGGCCATTCCCTACGACGTGATGAAGGCGGGCATCGACTGGCAGTGGGAGAGCTACGGCCAGTATCTCGACGCGATCGATCGCCGCGGGCTCGGCATCAACGTGGCCGGCCTGGTCGCGTTCACCCCGCTGCGCCACTACGTGATGGGGGAGGCCTCGTTCGAGCGGCCGGCCACCCCGGCCGAGATCGACGCCATGCGGCGCCTGCTGCGCGAGGCGATGGAGGCGGGCGCCTTCGGCCTCAGCACCACGACGTCTCGCAATCACGTCGGCTACGAGGGTCGGCCGCTGGCCTGCCGCAACGCGAGCCGCGACGAGCTGCTCGGGGTCGTGCGCGGCCTCGCCGACGTCGGGCGGGGCGCCATCGAGATCATCCTGAGCTCGGGGGGCATGTACGCGGTGAGCGACGACGACGTCGAGCTGCTGCGCGGGATCACCCAGGCGAGCGGGCGGCCGGTGACGTGGCTCGCCCTGTTCGCGCATCCGGGCCAGCCCGACTTCCACGACCAGACCTTCGCCAAGCTGGGCGATCTGGTGAAGCAGGCGATCCCTCAGATCACCCCGCGGCCCATCATGAGCCAGGGCGATCTGCGGAACCCCACCATGTTCGGCTCCTTCATCTCCTGGCAGAAGGTCTTCAACCGGCCGGAGGCCGAGAAGATCGCCGTCTACCGCGAGGCCGCGTTCCGCGACGCCTTCCAGCAGGAGCTGGAGAGCCGCCAGCGCAGCCACATGTGGGGCCAGATGCGCGTGCTGGAAGTGGGCCGGCGGGAGCTGGCGGTCCACGTGGGACGCACGCTCGAGGAGATCGCGGCGAGCGAGGGCAAGCGTCCGGTCGACGCCTACTTCGACCTGGGCCTCGCCGACGACCTCGCCACGCGCTTCCAGTCCTCCACGTTCAACTTCGATCCCGCCGGCGTCGAGCGGCTGATCGCCGACGACCGCTGCCTGATCGGCCTCTCCGACGGCGGCGCGCACGTCGACGTCATCTGCGACGTGGGCTACGCGACCGCGCTGCTCGACCTGTGGGTGCGCAAGCGTGGAGTGCTGAGCCTGGAGAAGGCGGTGCACAAGCTGACCCAGGTGCCCGCGACCGTGTTCGGCATCCCCGACCGCGGCGTGCTCGCGGAGGGCAAGGTCGCCGACCTGGTGCTGTTCGATCCGGCCACCGTCGCCGCGCGCACGCCGCGGTACGTGCACGACCTGCCGTGCAACGGCCGGCGGCTGATCTGCGAGTCCGAGGGGATCAGGGCCACCTTCGTGGCGGGCACGCAGCTCTACGACGACGGCCGGCACACCGGAGCGATGCCCGGACGGATCCTGCGCAGCTACCAGTAG
- a CDS encoding thiamine pyrophosphate-binding protein has product MRGRQVFMESLIAHGVTYVFGNPGTTESPILDALQDYPSLRYIVALHEGVALGAASYYAQTSGRPAVVNLHVAPGLGNALGMLYNAFKARAPLVVTAGQQDTRLRLRGPVLGHDLVAMATPLTKWSVQVERADEFALIMHRALKIATDPPAGPVFVALPIDVLEQETDLAPLPPGRLYRAPEPDPSGVQAAADLLLGSRRPAFVLGDDVTGAAAEAAALAEQVGAAVWCEGLRAQQPLPSAHPNFRLGLPFDALAIRKALDGVDTVLLVGGPFFEEVWYAPGPPLPPGASVIHIESSPERLAHNLAVTVGLVSHPRAALSALAAAVERGASAAFRETADRRNEALRALKAQDAEAQRARAAKRWAGTPISVPRLVAEIEAALPADAIVVDESITASLDLTRTVQFERPGDYVGARGGGIGQALPGALGVKLAHPDRPVVALSGDGSAMYSIQALWTAAHHDLAVVFVILNNREYRILKHNMDTYRQRFGAKPDRGYPNMDLVGPDLGFVDLARGMGVAGERVATPDELRPALARALGAGRPFLLDVAIEGRA; this is encoded by the coding sequence ATGCGTGGCCGGCAGGTCTTCATGGAGAGCCTGATCGCCCACGGGGTGACGTACGTCTTCGGCAACCCCGGTACCACCGAGAGCCCGATCCTGGACGCGCTGCAGGACTACCCGTCGCTGCGCTACATCGTGGCCCTGCATGAGGGGGTGGCCCTCGGCGCGGCCAGCTACTACGCGCAGACGAGCGGACGGCCCGCGGTGGTCAACCTGCACGTGGCGCCGGGGCTCGGCAACGCGCTCGGCATGCTCTACAACGCCTTCAAGGCTCGCGCGCCACTGGTCGTCACCGCCGGGCAGCAGGACACGCGGCTGCGGCTGCGCGGGCCGGTGCTCGGGCACGATCTGGTGGCGATGGCGACGCCGCTCACCAAGTGGAGCGTCCAGGTCGAGCGCGCCGACGAGTTCGCGCTGATCATGCACCGCGCGCTCAAGATCGCCACGGATCCGCCCGCCGGTCCCGTGTTCGTCGCGCTGCCGATCGACGTGCTCGAGCAGGAGACCGATCTGGCGCCGCTGCCGCCCGGCCGTCTGTACCGGGCGCCCGAGCCGGATCCGTCGGGCGTGCAGGCCGCCGCGGATCTGCTGCTGGGCAGCCGGCGACCGGCCTTCGTCCTCGGCGACGACGTGACCGGAGCGGCGGCGGAGGCGGCCGCCCTCGCCGAGCAGGTGGGCGCCGCGGTGTGGTGCGAGGGCCTGCGCGCCCAGCAGCCGCTGCCGAGCGCACACCCGAACTTCCGCCTCGGGCTGCCGTTCGACGCCCTCGCCATCCGCAAGGCGCTCGACGGGGTGGACACCGTGCTGCTCGTCGGCGGGCCGTTCTTCGAGGAGGTCTGGTACGCTCCCGGCCCGCCGCTTCCGCCCGGGGCCTCGGTGATCCACATCGAGTCGTCACCCGAGCGGCTGGCCCACAACCTCGCGGTGACGGTCGGGCTGGTGAGCCACCCGCGGGCCGCGCTCTCGGCCCTCGCCGCCGCCGTCGAGCGCGGCGCGAGCGCCGCGTTCCGCGAGACGGCGGACCGGCGGAACGAGGCGCTGCGCGCGCTGAAGGCGCAGGATGCGGAGGCCCAGCGCGCCCGGGCGGCCAAGCGGTGGGCCGGCACGCCGATCTCCGTGCCGCGCCTCGTGGCCGAGATCGAGGCGGCCTTGCCGGCGGATGCCATCGTCGTCGACGAATCCATCACCGCCAGCCTCGATCTGACGAGGACCGTTCAGTTCGAGCGGCCGGGCGACTACGTCGGGGCGCGCGGCGGCGGCATCGGCCAGGCGCTGCCCGGGGCCCTCGGCGTGAAGCTGGCCCATCCCGATCGGCCGGTGGTCGCGCTGTCCGGCGACGGCTCGGCGATGTACAGCATCCAGGCCCTCTGGACCGCGGCGCATCACGACCTCGCGGTGGTCTTCGTGATCCTGAACAACCGCGAGTACCGCATCCTCAAGCACAACATGGATACGTACCGACAGCGCTTTGGTGCGAAACCCGACCGCGGCTACCCGAACATGGATCTCGTGGGGCCCGACCTGGGCTTCGTCGATCTCGCGCGGGGCATGGGGGTGGCGGGCGAGCGGGTCGCCACGCCGGACGAGCTACGCCCCGCGCTCGCGCGCGCGCTCGGCGCCGGCCGCCCGTTCCTCCTGGACGTCGCGATCGAGGGCCGCGCCTGA